From one Doryrhamphus excisus isolate RoL2022-K1 chromosome 9, RoL_Dexc_1.0, whole genome shotgun sequence genomic stretch:
- the phf11 gene encoding uncharacterized protein phf11 isoform X1, translating to MPPKSSTSSRVSGKRQKKVRTLLEKVALLDMLTDGRSYAAVARHYGMNESTVRYIKKKEADIRNTVAVSSVCGGAKTVSIVREKGIVMMESALAMWITECRMNSIPLDGKLIREKARELYKNFSSLPECTNDPKEKEAGQSSAREGFQASGGWFDRFKKRFELCSVSLQGGAASANTKITEEVDCRPQHVFNMGEPGLVRKKTMPSRTYLIKNEANELFSSGIYCKDSPQFDDLFGFSVEDVETEVKRGNKLKCAKCKKSGATVGCEVDKCKRCYHYPCAIEVGAEPVVDDNRGEYVLFCFEHSKIGQKRKNSSTNESDCVKSGSTTSSKEPFKFCPTCEKEKGNINLECSSLTFMLYCDKHSMASNKKGTTSGDLTATFLRSDSCPNQPVVALKEFGKKPKHQKKLQEKVELLDMLKGGRTFAARHQVCTNKQADAPPKRKRQSLRRKIQSLLDSSCSGDEEPPHSFAPIQDSDSDISSDLASMDQSVREDEVTFAGAYKEHQTADMSGDVDPDAKSLPKELPAMTLSPAPPTGENSTAAEATHGKNKGTPPALDPASFWRSCNAAGCTQAIFMDLIMEMSNISTRIQSDHASQEDYDTALKVMMASGKLTQLVKKQQNALIGKQMELQKSLAAMQEVESALMR from the exons ATGCCTCCTAAAAGCTCTACCTCTTCCAGGGTTTCTGGAAAGCGCCAGAAGAAAGTTAGGACGCTTCTGGAAAAGGTAGCATTGCTGGATATGCTAACAGATGGAAGAAGTTACGCCGCAGTAGCACGCCATTATGGCATGAATGAGAGTACCGTACGGTACATCAAGAAGAAGGAAGCAGACATAAGGAATACCGTAGCGGTGAGTAGTGTCTGCGGAGGTGCCAAGACCGTTTCGATTGTTCGGGAAAAAGGAATCGTGATGATGGAGTCGGCCTTGGCAATGTGGATTACGGAGTGCCGTATGAATAGCATCCCACTGGATGGTAAGCTCATCCGTGAGAAGGCAAGGGAGCTTTACAAGAACTTTTCGAGTTTACCTGAATGCACCAACGaccccaaagagaaagaagcagGACAGTCGTCGGCGCGGGAAGGTTTTCAGGCAAGCGGCGGGTGGTTCGACCGTTTCAAGAAACGCTTTGAGCTGTGCAGCGTTTCTTTGCAAGGGGGAGCTGCATCCGCAAACACGAAAATCACAGAGGAAGTTGATTGCCGCCCACAGCACGTATTCAATATGGGCGAGCCTGGTTTGGTCAGGAAGAAGACGATGCCTTCGAGGACGTACCTGATCAAGAACGAAGCCAATGAG TTGTTCTCGTCGGGGATTTATTGCAAAGATTCGCCTCAGTTTGACGACCTTTTCGGCTTTTCTGTGGAGGATGTGGAGACTGAGGTGAAGCGAGGAAACAAACTg AAGTGTGCCAAATGTAAGAAGAGTGGCGCCACAGTTGGTTGTGAGGTGGACAAGTGCAAAAGATGCTACCACTACCCTTGCGCCATTGAAGTAGGAGCAGAGCCTGTGGTGGATGATAACAGAGGCGAATATGT GCTGTTCTGCTTCGAACACTCCAAAATTGGACAAAAGA GAAAAAATAGTTCCACAAATGAAAGTGACTGTGTCAAGTCTGGATCCACCACAAGTTCAAAGGAACCATTTAAG TTTTGCCCTACTTGTGAGAAAGAGAAAGGAAATATCAACTTGGAGTGTTCATCTCTCACCTTTAT GCTGTATTGCGATAAACACTCCATGGCATCAAACAAAAAGGGAACGACTTCTG GTGATTTAACTGCAACCTTTCTCCGCTCGGACTCGTGCCCGAATCAGCCTGTTGTCGCTCTAAAG GAGTTTGGCAAGAAACCTAAGCATCAGAAAAAGCTGCAGGAGAAGGTTGAACTTCTGGATATGTTAAAGGGAGGTAGAACTTTTGCCGCC AGACATCAGGTTTGCACTAACAA ACAGGCCGATGCCCCCCCCAAAAGGAAACGTCAAAGCTTGAGAAGGAAGATACAGAGCCTATTAGACTCCTCATGTTCAG GTGACGAGGAACCGCCTCACTCATTTGCACCCATACAGGATTCAGATTCCGACATTAGTTCCGACTTGGCTTCAATGGACCAA TCCGTCAG GGAAGATGAAGTGAcctttgctggagcctacaaaG AACACCAGACAGCAGACATGAGTGGAGATGTGGACCCT GATGCCAAGTCTCTTCCAAAGGAGCTTCCTGCGATGACATTGTCACCAGCCCCTCCCACTGGGGAAAATTCCACTGCAGCAGAGGCAACACATGGGAAAAACAAAG GAACGCCCCCCGCTTTGGACCCTGCTAGCTTCTGGAGAAGCTGCAACGCAGCAGGCTGCACACAAGCCATCTTCATGGATTTAATCATGGAAATGAGCAACATCTCCACGAGGATCCAGTCGGACCATGCCAGCCAGGAAG ATTACGACACCGCCCTGAAAGTCATGATGGCTTCTGGCAAGCTGACGCAGCTGGTGAAGAAACAGCAGAATG CATTGATAGGTAAACAAATGGAGCTGCAAAAGTCACTGGCAGCCATGCAGGAAGTAGAGTCGGCGCTGATGAGATGA